One stretch of Saccharomonospora xinjiangensis XJ-54 DNA includes these proteins:
- the recR gene encoding recombination mediator RecR, giving the protein MYEGVVQDLIDELGRLPGIGPKSAQRIAFHLLASDPADLARLQEVLGKVREGVRFCEVCGNVSANERCRICSDPRRDVALICVVEEPKDVLAVERTREFKGRYHVLGGALDPLSGVGPDQLRIKELLSRIGADEVSEVIIATDPNTEGEATATYLVRLLRDFPGLTVTRLASGLPMGGDLEFADELTLGRALTGRRAL; this is encoded by the coding sequence GTGTACGAGGGCGTCGTTCAAGACTTGATCGATGAGTTGGGGCGGCTGCCCGGCATCGGTCCGAAAAGCGCGCAACGCATCGCGTTTCACCTGCTGGCCTCCGATCCCGCCGACCTCGCACGGCTACAGGAGGTGCTGGGCAAGGTGCGGGAGGGCGTGCGGTTCTGCGAGGTGTGCGGCAACGTGTCCGCGAACGAGCGGTGCCGTATCTGCTCGGACCCGCGCCGCGATGTGGCCCTGATCTGCGTGGTCGAGGAGCCCAAGGATGTGCTCGCGGTGGAACGCACCCGCGAGTTCAAGGGCCGCTACCACGTGCTGGGCGGTGCGCTGGACCCGCTTTCCGGTGTTGGGCCGGACCAGTTGCGGATCAAGGAATTGCTGTCGCGCATCGGCGCCGACGAGGTGTCCGAAGTGATCATCGCGACCGACCCGAACACCGAGGGCGAGGCCACGGCGACCTACCTCGTGCGGCTGCTCAGGGACTTCCCCGGGCTGACGGTGACGAGGCTGGCCTCCGGGCTGCCGATGGGCGGTGACCTCGAGTTCGCCGACGAACTCACCCTGGGTCGGGCGCTGACCGGCAGGCGTGCGCTCTGA
- a CDS encoding uridine kinase family protein has product MRSDPVAGLVASAVLSSRARLGAVRLVAIDGPSGSGKSTFARALVTSLRGRGEHTHVVSTDHFATWDDPVSWWPRLADVLGALAQGRPARYRALDWATGSPRPGAEIRVPVPDVLVVEGVSSGRASVRPMLTRLCWVERPSRAERLERAVARDGEAARPMLAAWQRFEEGWFAVDETAAHADDVIRPDDPAVVRSVRAAACTDRTTRAAVTVSWRLHRS; this is encoded by the coding sequence GTGCGCTCTGACCCTGTCGCCGGCCTGGTGGCCTCCGCGGTGCTGTCCTCGCGGGCCAGGCTCGGCGCGGTGCGGCTCGTGGCCATCGACGGCCCTTCCGGTTCGGGCAAGTCCACGTTCGCGCGGGCGCTCGTCACGAGCTTGCGTGGCCGTGGCGAGCACACGCACGTCGTGAGCACCGACCACTTCGCCACCTGGGACGATCCGGTGTCGTGGTGGCCGAGACTCGCCGACGTGCTCGGCGCGCTCGCGCAAGGGCGTCCCGCGCGCTACCGCGCCTTGGACTGGGCCACAGGGTCTCCCCGGCCGGGTGCGGAGATCCGGGTGCCTGTGCCCGACGTGCTCGTGGTGGAGGGTGTGTCCTCAGGGCGGGCTTCGGTGCGCCCCATGCTGACCCGGTTGTGCTGGGTGGAGCGCCCCTCGCGGGCCGAGCGCCTTGAGCGCGCCGTCGCCAGGGACGGCGAAGCGGCGAGGCCGATGCTGGCGGCGTGGCAGCGCTTCGAGGAGGGTTGGTTCGCCGTCGATGAGACAGCAGCGCACGCCGATGACGTGATCCGGCCCGACGATCCGGCTGTGGTGCGGTCGGTGCGGGCGGCGGCCTGCACCGACCGCACCACGCGTGCCGCCGTCACGGTTTCCTGGCGACTCCACCGGTCATGA
- a CDS encoding SAM-dependent methyltransferase: MSAADNAPDRKAPTIVQLDNGEPTAARVYDVMLNGKDNYAIDRQVAEASLAVMPELKEIALHNRAILRRVVRHLAEEEGITQFLDLGSGLPTVGNTHEIAQAANPDAKVVYVDIDPIVLAHGRALLEDNANTKVVTADIRKPRDVLEHPDVTALIDFGKPVCVMLVGILHHILDEEDPEGIVATLRDAVPSGSYFFITNFTRLGDSPESEELERVLLSQLGTGRVRTPTELARYFDGLDLLPPGIVPLPLWRPDEVITDATTIGVRFMTGGVARKP, encoded by the coding sequence GTGTCCGCCGCCGACAACGCGCCTGACCGCAAGGCGCCCACCATCGTTCAGCTCGACAACGGGGAGCCCACAGCGGCCCGCGTCTACGACGTGATGCTGAACGGCAAGGACAACTACGCCATCGACCGGCAGGTGGCCGAGGCCAGCCTCGCCGTGATGCCGGAGCTGAAGGAGATCGCGCTCCACAACAGAGCGATCCTGCGGCGCGTCGTCCGCCACCTCGCCGAGGAAGAAGGCATCACGCAGTTCCTCGACCTCGGTTCGGGCCTGCCCACCGTCGGCAACACGCACGAGATCGCCCAGGCGGCCAACCCCGACGCGAAGGTTGTCTACGTTGACATCGACCCCATCGTGCTCGCCCACGGAAGGGCGCTGCTGGAGGACAACGCCAACACCAAGGTGGTCACGGCCGACATCCGCAAGCCGCGCGACGTTCTCGAACACCCCGACGTCACGGCACTCATCGACTTCGGGAAGCCGGTGTGCGTGATGCTGGTCGGCATCCTCCACCACATCCTGGACGAGGAGGACCCCGAAGGAATCGTCGCGACGCTGCGAGACGCCGTCCCCTCGGGCTCGTACTTCTTCATCACCAACTTCACCAGGCTCGGCGACAGTCCCGAGAGCGAGGAGCTGGAGCGCGTGCTGCTGTCGCAGCTCGGCACGGGCCGGGTGCGCACGCCGACCGAACTGGCCCGCTACTTCGACGGCCTCGACCTGCTGCCACCCGGCATCGTGCCCCTGCCGCTGTGGCGGCCGGACGAGGTCATCACCGACGCCACGACGATCGGGGTGCGTTTCATGACCGGTGGAGTCGCCAGGAAACCGTGA
- a CDS encoding ABC transporter substrate-binding protein, whose amino-acid sequence MLQSRVARPRRLAVAGIAGALAFSLAACAESQREAEGGGEGGTFVFGATGAPSNFDPFFASDGETFRVTRQIFETLVGIKPGTAELEPELAKSWESSEDGKTWTFELEQGVKFHDGTPFDAEAVCANFERMYTQEGAGASPALAYYWTENFGGFADGKKPSLYEGCEAKGEHTAEVKLTRFTADFPTMLSQDSFSMQSPKAMDEYKANDVKAQGDSFVFSEYARKHPTGTGPFTFGSYDEANGTITLERNDDYRGEKAKIDKLIFRIIPDETARRQALEAGEIDGYDFPSPSDWDALEKAGFTVEIRDPFNILYLGITQKGNPALKDLKVRQALAYAIDRETLVSSIMPENSEVAKQMYPSSVDGYADDVQQYPHDVEKAKQLLKEAGHSDLTVELWYPTQVTRPYMPNPEAIFGAIKEDLEAAGITVKPVSKPWAGGYVDDVETARAELFLLGWTGDYNSPNNFIGTFFGTTDNQFYTGASPWGEDLAEALDEADSIVDAKEREAAYQDINRDMMSKYLPAIPLTHSPPALVVRPEVEGLVPSPLTKEEFSTVTVSE is encoded by the coding sequence ATGCTCCAATCACGGGTGGCTCGACCACGCCGCCTTGCCGTGGCGGGGATCGCGGGCGCGCTCGCGTTCTCGCTCGCGGCATGCGCCGAATCCCAGCGTGAAGCCGAAGGTGGCGGAGAAGGCGGTACGTTCGTCTTCGGCGCCACGGGCGCGCCGTCCAATTTCGACCCGTTCTTCGCCTCCGACGGTGAGACGTTCCGCGTGACCCGGCAGATCTTCGAGACCCTCGTCGGCATCAAGCCGGGCACCGCCGAACTCGAACCCGAACTCGCCAAGAGCTGGGAGTCGAGCGAGGACGGCAAGACCTGGACCTTCGAACTCGAACAGGGCGTGAAGTTCCACGACGGCACGCCGTTCGACGCCGAGGCCGTCTGCGCCAACTTCGAGCGCATGTACACGCAGGAAGGTGCGGGTGCCTCGCCCGCGCTGGCGTACTACTGGACCGAGAACTTCGGCGGGTTCGCCGACGGCAAGAAGCCGTCGCTCTACGAGGGCTGCGAGGCCAAGGGCGAGCACACCGCCGAGGTGAAGCTGACCCGCTTCACGGCCGACTTCCCCACGATGCTGTCGCAGGACTCCTTCTCCATGCAGAGCCCGAAGGCGATGGACGAGTACAAGGCCAACGACGTCAAGGCCCAGGGCGATAGCTTCGTGTTCTCGGAGTACGCGCGCAAGCACCCGACGGGCACAGGGCCGTTCACGTTCGGCAGCTACGACGAGGCCAACGGCACGATCACGCTCGAGCGCAACGACGACTACCGGGGCGAGAAGGCGAAGATCGATAAGCTGATCTTCCGCATCATCCCCGACGAGACGGCGCGCAGGCAGGCTCTGGAGGCAGGCGAGATCGACGGTTACGACTTCCCGTCGCCGTCCGACTGGGACGCGCTGGAAAAGGCCGGTTTCACGGTCGAGATCCGCGACCCGTTCAACATCCTGTACCTGGGCATCACCCAGAAGGGCAACCCGGCGCTCAAGGACCTCAAGGTTCGCCAGGCTCTGGCATACGCGATCGACAGGGAGACCCTCGTCTCGTCGATCATGCCCGAGAACTCCGAGGTCGCGAAGCAGATGTACCCGTCGTCGGTTGACGGCTACGCGGACGACGTCCAGCAGTACCCGCACGACGTCGAGAAGGCCAAGCAGCTGCTCAAGGAGGCAGGCCACTCCGACCTGACCGTCGAGCTGTGGTATCCGACCCAGGTCACGCGGCCCTACATGCCGAACCCCGAGGCGATCTTCGGTGCCATCAAGGAGGACCTCGAAGCGGCCGGGATCACCGTGAAGCCGGTGAGCAAGCCGTGGGCCGGTGGCTATGTTGACGACGTCGAGACGGCGAGGGCCGAGCTGTTCCTGCTGGGCTGGACCGGTGACTACAACTCGCCGAACAACTTCATCGGCACCTTCTTCGGTACGACGGACAACCAGTTCTACACCGGTGCGTCGCCGTGGGGCGAGGACCTCGCGGAGGCACTGGACGAGGCGGACTCCATTGTGGACGCCAAGGAGCGCGAGGCGGCCTACCAGGACATCAACCGCGACATGATGTCCAAGTACCTTCCCGCGATCCCGCTGACCCACTCGCCGCCCGCACTGGTGGTTCGCCCCGAGGTCGAAGGGCTGGTTCCCAGCCCGCTGACCAAGGAGGAGTTCTCCACCGTCACCGTCTCGGAGTAG
- a CDS encoding ABC transporter permease translates to MLRFAFRRVLQLVLVLFVLSVLLFAWLRSLPGGPVSALLGDRGTAESRAQLTEDLGLNDPIFVQYFSFLERALTGDFGSSIGVSPGKPAMELFLERFPATIELALAAILVALITAIPLGYLAARRRGGLLDNMGIVSSLVGISVPIFFLAFLLKWLFAIELGWLPTGGRQSVGIDATRVTGFFVLDGILTQEWDAALDALVHLILPAIALSSIPFAVIFRITRASVLDVMDEDYVRTARSKGLAKRVIRDRHILRNAMLPVVTTVGLQTGALLSGAVLTETVFAWHGIGEALALGFERKDFPVLQVVIIAGAASYVLVNLLVDLSYALIDPRIRTAQKAGA, encoded by the coding sequence GTGCTTCGGTTCGCATTCCGGCGAGTACTGCAACTCGTGCTCGTCCTGTTCGTTCTCTCGGTGCTGCTCTTCGCCTGGCTGCGGTCACTGCCGGGAGGGCCGGTTTCGGCCCTCCTCGGTGACCGCGGCACGGCGGAGAGCCGTGCGCAGTTGACCGAGGACCTCGGTCTCAACGATCCGATCTTCGTCCAGTACTTCTCGTTCCTCGAAAGGGCGCTGACCGGCGACTTCGGTTCCTCGATCGGCGTCTCTCCCGGCAAGCCGGCGATGGAGTTGTTCCTCGAACGGTTCCCCGCCACGATCGAACTCGCGCTGGCAGCCATTCTCGTCGCTCTGATCACGGCGATCCCGCTCGGTTACCTCGCAGCCCGCCGTCGCGGTGGCTTGCTGGACAACATGGGCATCGTCAGCTCACTGGTGGGGATCTCCGTCCCGATCTTCTTCCTCGCCTTCCTGCTGAAGTGGCTCTTCGCCATCGAACTCGGGTGGCTGCCGACAGGCGGGAGGCAGAGCGTCGGCATCGACGCCACGAGAGTCACCGGATTCTTCGTGCTCGACGGCATCCTGACGCAGGAATGGGACGCGGCACTCGATGCTCTGGTCCACCTGATCCTCCCGGCGATCGCCCTTTCGTCGATCCCTTTCGCGGTCATCTTCCGCATCACCCGCGCGTCCGTGCTGGACGTGATGGACGAGGACTACGTGCGCACGGCCAGGTCGAAGGGCCTCGCGAAGCGCGTGATCCGCGACCGTCACATCCTGCGCAACGCGATGCTGCCCGTGGTGACGACCGTGGGCCTGCAAACCGGTGCCCTGCTGTCGGGGGCGGTGCTCACCGAGACCGTGTTCGCCTGGCACGGCATCGGCGAGGCGCTCGCACTCGGCTTCGAACGCAAGGACTTCCCCGTGCTCCAAGTGGTGATCATCGCAGGAGCGGCCTCCTACGTCCTGGTCAACCTGCTCGTCGATCTCTCGTACGCGCTCATCGATCCGCGCATCCGGACGGCGCAGAAGGCGGGGGCGTGA
- a CDS encoding ABC transporter permease: protein MASRATKIDELAATAGGVAGGLEPDDTGASGDEGLSLAKSAWRRLRRNPLFLIGATIIGLFVLLALLAPLLAPHDPALRLLEDQVSNARNEIPPAQPGHPLGGDQYGRDLFSRMLLGSQQTLLVALLATVIGLGGGTVLGTLAGAFGGWVDTVVMRVVDVMLSIPSLLLAVSIGALFVQQTKFSVILAVAIVQVPIFARLLRGTMLAVRQSDHVLAARALGVKRGAIVFRHILPNSLGPVIVQSTLVLAIAILDAAALSFLGLGAADDSIPEWGQMLGNAQDYFDTQPHLAFWPAACIIVVALGFTLVGESMREALDPRQRR from the coding sequence ATGGCCTCGCGTGCTACGAAGATCGACGAACTCGCCGCGACGGCAGGCGGTGTCGCCGGTGGTCTCGAACCTGACGACACCGGCGCCTCCGGTGACGAGGGGTTGAGCCTCGCCAAGTCCGCGTGGCGGAGGTTGCGGCGTAACCCGCTGTTTCTGATCGGTGCCACGATCATCGGCCTTTTCGTGCTGCTGGCGTTGCTGGCCCCGTTGCTGGCTCCGCACGATCCGGCGCTGCGGTTGCTGGAGGACCAGGTCTCCAACGCCCGCAACGAGATCCCGCCAGCGCAGCCCGGCCACCCGCTCGGCGGCGACCAGTACGGCCGCGACCTGTTCTCGCGCATGCTGCTCGGATCGCAGCAGACGCTCCTCGTGGCGTTGCTGGCCACGGTGATCGGCCTCGGCGGTGGAACGGTGCTCGGAACGCTCGCCGGCGCGTTCGGCGGCTGGGTCGATACCGTCGTGATGCGCGTCGTGGACGTCATGCTGTCGATTCCGTCGCTGCTGCTCGCCGTGTCCATTGGCGCGTTGTTCGTGCAGCAGACGAAGTTCTCGGTGATCCTCGCCGTCGCCATCGTGCAGGTACCGATCTTCGCGAGGCTCCTGCGTGGCACGATGCTCGCGGTGAGACAGAGCGACCACGTGCTCGCGGCGAGGGCGCTGGGTGTGAAGCGCGGGGCGATCGTGTTCCGCCACATCCTGCCGAACTCGCTCGGTCCCGTGATCGTCCAGTCCACTCTGGTGCTCGCGATCGCGATCCTCGACGCGGCGGCGCTGTCGTTCCTCGGTCTCGGCGCGGCGGACGACTCGATCCCGGAGTGGGGCCAGATGCTGGGCAACGCGCAGGACTACTTCGACACCCAGCCGCATCTGGCTTTCTGGCCCGCGGCCTGCATCATCGTGGTCGCCCTCGGGTTCACCCTCGTCGGCGAGTCGATGCGGGAAGCCCTCGATCCACGGCAACGGCGGTGA
- a CDS encoding ABC transporter ATP-binding protein — MALLEVRDLSVTFNRKGEQPTTAVDSISFDVEPGQTVGLVGESGCGKSVTSLAIMGLLPSRTARVSGSVTFAGEELLTLSQRQLDERRGRDLGMVFQDPLSSLNPVVTIGVQLTEVLLRHRKLTRKQAKAEAVELLARVGIPDPKRRVDEYPHQLSGGMRQRVLIAIALACSPKLLIADEPTTALDVTIQAQILTLLRELVSETGTALIMITHDLGVVAGLCDRVNVMYGGRIVERAQRHELFAEPRHPYTHGLLASIPRLDAPRGEKLVPVKGSVADNIPWTGGCAFAPRCPNHVETCWSTAPELVADGRREDGMLRCHNPVEVAVAEGAR, encoded by the coding sequence ATGGCTCTGCTGGAAGTACGCGACCTTTCGGTGACGTTCAACCGCAAGGGCGAGCAGCCGACCACGGCCGTCGATTCGATCAGCTTCGACGTCGAACCAGGGCAGACCGTCGGACTCGTCGGTGAGTCGGGCTGCGGCAAGTCGGTCACCTCGCTGGCCATCATGGGGCTGCTGCCTTCGCGCACGGCTCGGGTCAGCGGTTCGGTGACCTTCGCGGGCGAGGAGCTGCTCACCCTCAGCCAACGGCAGCTCGACGAGCGGCGGGGCAGGGACCTCGGCATGGTGTTCCAGGACCCGCTCTCGTCGCTGAACCCGGTTGTGACGATCGGGGTGCAGCTGACGGAGGTGTTGCTGCGGCACAGGAAGCTCACCCGCAAGCAGGCGAAGGCCGAAGCGGTGGAGCTGCTCGCGAGGGTGGGCATTCCCGACCCGAAGCGGCGCGTTGACGAGTACCCGCACCAGCTCTCCGGTGGTATGCGGCAGCGCGTGCTCATCGCCATCGCGCTGGCGTGCTCGCCGAAACTGCTGATCGCGGACGAGCCGACGACCGCACTGGACGTCACCATCCAGGCGCAGATCCTCACGTTGCTGCGGGAGCTGGTGTCCGAGACGGGCACGGCGCTGATCATGATCACGCACGACCTCGGCGTCGTCGCGGGTCTGTGTGACCGCGTGAACGTCATGTACGGCGGGCGGATCGTGGAACGCGCGCAACGACACGAACTGTTCGCCGAACCCCGTCACCCCTACACGCACGGGCTGCTCGCGTCGATCCCGAGGCTCGACGCGCCGAGGGGCGAGAAGCTGGTGCCGGTCAAGGGTTCGGTGGCGGACAACATCCCGTGGACGGGTGGGTGCGCGTTCGCGCCCCGGTGCCCGAACCACGTGGAGACCTGCTGGTCCACCGCTCCCGAGCTGGTGGCCGACGGCCGCCGCGAGGACGGGATGCTGCGGTGCCACAACCCGGTGGAGGTCGCGGTGGCGGAGGGAGCACGATGA
- a CDS encoding ABC transporter ATP-binding protein, producing the protein MTEKTPQTAGDEDAGTDLLVLDDVKVHFPIKRGLLLDRTVGHVYAVDGVSLRVAKGETYGLVGESGCGKTTLGRALLRLVEPTGGTITFDGTDLSSLKGESLRSMRKRMQMVFQDPLSSLDPRQSVESLLVEGLRAHGLDIDPEETRRKLKDLLASVGLPGNALRKYPHEFSGGQRQRIGIARALALHPDLIVADEPVSALDVSVQAQVINLLKDLQEEFGLTYVVIAHDLAVVRHISDRIGVMYLGALVEESDADTLYEQPLHPYTKALLSAIPVPDPVVEDSREQILLSGDLPSPADPPSGCRFHTRCPWKQQTRCDTERPALREVGEGHRVACHYAEDILAGRVSPRSESSASSESSAAETAVTA; encoded by the coding sequence ATGACCGAGAAGACGCCACAGACCGCAGGGGACGAGGACGCCGGAACGGACCTGCTCGTCCTCGACGACGTGAAGGTGCATTTCCCGATCAAGCGAGGGCTCCTGCTCGACCGCACCGTCGGCCACGTCTACGCGGTGGACGGGGTGAGCCTGCGTGTCGCCAAAGGTGAGACCTACGGGCTCGTCGGTGAGTCCGGCTGCGGCAAGACCACGCTCGGCCGGGCGTTGCTGCGGCTGGTGGAACCCACCGGCGGCACCATCACCTTCGACGGCACCGACCTGTCGTCGCTGAAGGGCGAGAGTCTGCGTTCGATGCGCAAGCGGATGCAGATGGTGTTCCAAGACCCGTTGTCGAGCCTCGACCCTCGCCAGTCGGTGGAGTCGCTGCTGGTCGAGGGCCTGCGGGCCCACGGCCTCGACATCGATCCCGAGGAGACTCGGCGGAAGCTGAAGGACCTGCTCGCGTCGGTGGGCTTGCCGGGCAACGCACTGCGCAAGTACCCGCACGAGTTCTCCGGTGGGCAGCGCCAGCGCATCGGCATCGCGAGGGCGCTCGCGCTGCATCCGGACCTCATCGTGGCCGACGAACCTGTGTCCGCGCTCGACGTCTCGGTGCAGGCACAGGTCATCAACCTGTTGAAGGATCTTCAGGAGGAGTTCGGGCTCACCTACGTGGTGATCGCCCACGACCTCGCCGTGGTGCGGCACATCTCCGACCGCATCGGCGTGATGTATCTGGGTGCGCTCGTCGAGGAGTCCGATGCGGACACCCTCTACGAGCAGCCGCTCCACCCGTACACCAAGGCGCTGCTGTCGGCGATTCCCGTGCCCGACCCCGTGGTTGAGGACAGCAGGGAGCAGATCCTGCTCTCCGGCGACCTGCCCTCACCTGCCGATCCGCCGAGCGGGTGCCGCTTCCACACCCGGTGCCCGTGGAAGCAACAGACACGCTGCGACACCGAGCGGCCTGCGTTGCGCGAGGTCGGCGAAGGGCACAGGGTGGCCTGCCACTACGCCGAGGACATCCTCGCGGGGCGGGTTTCTCCTCGATCGGAGTCGTCGGCGTCATCGGAGTCGTCGGCTGCGGAGACTGCGGTCACGGCCTGA
- a CDS encoding EamA family transporter, with protein MPTRDRLLAVLTAVLWGCNFLAIHAMLTHFPPLLAGAIRFLLVAVPTALLVPWPKVKLRWLVGYGLGFGTLQFAFLFVGLDTGMPTGLASLVLQASAPFTVVLGAVLLRERLTARQVVGITLAVLGMAAIAWQRAEHAALLPVILTLLGALSWAVGNLCARKAEAPNPLHFTLWSSVVPPLPMFALSLVFEGPDAQWTAVSTAFSGDAWLALAGLSYVVVLGTVVGSGIWTTLMRRNPASTVAPFSLLVPVVGLSLAFVVLDERPTLVEIVAGLVVVGGVLLGSLPRRPRRPRLQAVTAVSAADDSDDADDSDRGETRPARMSSA; from the coding sequence GTGCCAACTCGTGATCGACTTCTAGCCGTCCTCACCGCTGTTCTGTGGGGCTGCAACTTCCTCGCCATCCACGCGATGCTCACGCACTTCCCTCCCCTGCTCGCCGGAGCGATCCGCTTCCTGCTCGTCGCCGTGCCGACAGCACTTCTCGTGCCGTGGCCGAAGGTGAAACTCCGCTGGCTCGTCGGGTACGGGCTCGGCTTCGGCACGCTCCAGTTCGCGTTCCTCTTCGTGGGCCTCGACACCGGCATGCCGACCGGGCTCGCGTCGCTCGTGTTGCAGGCATCTGCGCCGTTCACGGTCGTGCTGGGAGCTGTGCTCCTGCGGGAGCGGTTGACCGCCCGGCAGGTTGTCGGCATCACGCTCGCGGTGCTCGGCATGGCCGCCATCGCCTGGCAGCGAGCCGAGCACGCGGCGCTGCTGCCCGTGATCCTCACCCTGCTCGGCGCGCTGAGCTGGGCCGTCGGCAACCTGTGTGCCCGCAAGGCCGAAGCCCCGAACCCGCTGCACTTCACGCTGTGGTCGTCGGTCGTGCCACCGCTGCCGATGTTCGCGCTGTCGCTGGTGTTCGAAGGGCCGGACGCCCAGTGGACGGCCGTGTCCACCGCGTTCTCCGGCGATGCCTGGCTCGCCCTCGCGGGCCTGTCCTACGTCGTGGTGCTCGGCACCGTCGTGGGGTCCGGCATCTGGACCACGCTCATGCGCCGCAACCCGGCGAGCACGGTGGCGCCGTTCTCCCTGCTGGTTCCCGTCGTCGGCCTGAGCCTGGCGTTCGTGGTGCTCGACGAGCGCCCGACCCTCGTGGAGATCGTGGCCGGTCTCGTCGTGGTCGGCGGCGTCCTGCTGGGATCGCTGCCCCGCCGACCACGACGCCCACGCCTTCAGGCCGTGACCGCAGTCTCCGCAGCCGACGACTCCGATGACGCCGACGACTCCGATCGAGGAGAAACCCGCCCCGCGAGGATGTCCTCGGCGTAG
- a CDS encoding CoA transferase produces MNTLWAALDGDPGLLDRVECVGNDALPSSFPVSELATAAVGVTGCAVAELLDVVGASSGRTHVHVDRAATLGWFGFSLRPDGWQLPALWDPIAGNYRCADGWIRLHTNVPAHRQAALDVLDVSGSRDEVAKACRGWHALELEERIVARGGCAGAMRSRTEWLRHPQGRAIAHAPLVERILSGPSLESSSEWAPSAQRPLAGLRVLDLTRVLAGPVATRTLAGLGATVLRLDPPDWAEPGLVPEVTVGKRCARIDFRTPTGRTQVESLLAEADVIVHGLRPGALERAGLDAQRRQQIRPGLVDVSLSAYGWAGPWAHRRGFDSVVQLTSGLAAEGARRNGTDGPSSLPVQALDHAAGWLLAAATLRGLAERHRGRGGVRVRTSLAGIANALAEAPPVPAAPEFDPASVPDCGQTEQTDWGPARRMVAPFAVTGAATTTLGFDRGAVDLGHDEPAWVG; encoded by the coding sequence ATGAACACGTTGTGGGCCGCCCTCGACGGAGATCCTGGCCTGCTGGATCGGGTCGAGTGCGTGGGCAACGACGCTCTGCCGTCGTCCTTCCCGGTATCCGAACTGGCTACCGCCGCTGTGGGTGTCACCGGTTGTGCGGTAGCCGAACTACTCGACGTCGTAGGAGCGAGCAGCGGACGCACCCATGTGCACGTCGATCGAGCAGCGACCTTGGGATGGTTCGGGTTCTCGCTGCGGCCGGACGGGTGGCAACTCCCGGCGTTATGGGACCCGATCGCCGGAAACTACCGGTGTGCCGACGGCTGGATTCGGCTCCACACGAACGTGCCCGCGCACCGGCAGGCGGCCCTCGACGTCCTCGACGTGTCCGGATCGCGAGATGAAGTGGCCAAGGCGTGCAGGGGCTGGCACGCCCTCGAACTCGAGGAGCGGATCGTCGCCCGGGGCGGGTGTGCGGGCGCCATGCGTTCGCGCACCGAATGGCTGCGGCACCCGCAGGGCCGTGCGATCGCCCACGCGCCGCTGGTGGAGCGGATCTTGTCCGGACCCAGCCTTGAATCGTCGTCGGAGTGGGCGCCGAGCGCCCAACGGCCTCTCGCCGGTCTGCGCGTGCTGGATCTGACACGGGTGCTCGCCGGGCCGGTGGCGACCCGGACGCTCGCCGGGCTCGGAGCCACCGTGCTGCGCCTCGACCCACCGGACTGGGCTGAACCCGGTCTTGTGCCTGAGGTGACGGTGGGTAAGCGGTGCGCCCGGATCGACTTCCGGACGCCGACCGGTCGGACGCAGGTGGAGTCGCTGCTCGCCGAGGCAGATGTGATCGTCCACGGCCTGCGACCCGGCGCTCTGGAACGAGCGGGGCTCGATGCACAGCGTCGGCAGCAGATCCGTCCGGGGCTCGTGGACGTCTCGCTCTCCGCATACGGCTGGGCCGGCCCGTGGGCACATCGACGGGGCTTCGACAGCGTGGTCCAGCTGACCTCCGGCCTCGCCGCCGAAGGCGCGCGGCGCAACGGCACAGACGGTCCATCGTCGTTGCCGGTACAGGCCCTCGACCATGCGGCAGGCTGGTTGCTGGCCGCCGCCACCCTGCGTGGCCTGGCCGAACGTCATCGGGGACGCGGTGGGGTTCGCGTTCGCACCTCGCTGGCCGGGATCGCGAATGCGCTGGCCGAGGCTCCCCCGGTGCCTGCCGCGCCGGAATTCGATCCAGCGTCGGTACCCGACTGCGGGCAAACCGAGCAGACCGACTGGGGACCCGCTCGCCGCATGGTCGCCCCGTTCGCCGTGACCGGCGCGGCAACGACGACACTCGGCTTCGATCGCGGGGCAGTGGACCTGGGCCATGACGAACCGGCCTGGGTCGGATAA